From a single Fusarium fujikuroi IMI 58289 draft genome, chromosome FFUJ_chr03 genomic region:
- a CDS encoding related to LAMMER kinase-like protein, which translates to MSTPTTATATLPHYNPHHYQPSYAHSHTHHQTYQPNPSANFRSTVSNQNILPPPVSSAVSPSHSAILPPPYQLSPLGYSSSGSNGISLTNSNSRSAHHAQEPSPRHDAAYSAGSMTERAPATRAEQPSRKRRRSREPDWGTFYKNGLPKEIIVIDDTPEPEANTSRKITNGTAAAPSDNTSSQVAKKRRREDESGTVQASGYHIKYLESQHSTPLQVSTPAGSSNSSSDRTNSALNTTAPTSLSSNGQYEEGLAPLKRKRTRQQVANEAKRRDVDGLGDFFTYKPPPFPPKKASEVNVQVIHDRHYNKNVKVDDDDGHYIVVPDAELTDKYQIVRLLGQGTFGKVVEAHDRKRNKAVAVKIIRSVQKYRDASRIELRVLETLKRNDAENRNRCIHLRDCFDYRGHICIVMDLLDQSVFDFLKGNGFVPFPNSQIQSFARQLFTSVAFLHDLNLIHTDLKPENILLCNHAYQTFTYNRKIPSSSSTISRQATQRRVLLDTEIRLIDFGSATFQDEYHSSVVSTRHYRAPEIILGLGWSFPCDIWSIGCILVEFFTGDALFQTHDNLEHLAMMEAVVGSRIDSHLVQAVNKMSTRSGGNAASKYFKRLKLDYPTPDTTRGSRRFVKAMKHLDQIIPGNNTFLKNFVDLLKKIFVYDPAHRITAKQALQHPWLKEMAQPDDGTEAAKIRMERIRMEQQAQKHGYVRS; encoded by the exons ATGTCAACACCAACTACAGCGACGGCTACGCTTCCACACTACAATCCTCACCATTACCAGCCATCCTATGCCCATTCGCACACGCATCATCAGACCTATCAGCCGAATCCCAGCGCCAATTTTCGTTCTACTGTATCGAATCAGAATATCCTACCACCTCCCGTCTCTTCGGCTGTGTCGCCTTCCCACAGTGCCATTCTGCCGCCGCCCTACCAGCTGTCGCCTTTGGGATACTCTTCATCGGGTTCGAATGGAATAAGTTTGACCAACTCAAATTCTCGCTCTGCACACCACGCCCAGGAACCCAGCCCGCGACACGACGCGGCATACTCTGCAGGAAGCATGACAGAGCGTGCCCCTGCCACTCGCGCTGAGCAACCCTCGAGAAAGCGTAGACGCTCCAGAGAGCCCGACTGGGGCACCTTCTACAAGAATGGCCTGCCAAAGGAAATCATCGTCATTGACGACACACCCGAGCCTGAAGCAAACACTAGCCGGAAAATTACGAATGGCACTGCTGCTGCGCCCAGCGATAACACGAGCAGTCAGGTGGCTAAGAAGAGGAGACGAGAAGACGAGTCTGGCACTGTCCAGGCCTCGGGTTATCATATCAAATACCTCGAATCACAACACAGCACCCCTTTGCAGGTGTCAACACCAGCGGGCTCGTCCAATTCTAGTAGTGACCGCACCAATTCGGCACTTAACACCACTGCCCCGACATCACTTTCGTCCAACGGCCAGTATGAGGAGGGACTGGCTCCCCTTAAGCGGAAACGCACCCGTCAACAGGTGGCTAACGAAGCCAAACGTCGCGATGTAGATGGCCTCGGGGACTTCTTCACTTACAAGCCTCCACCTTTCCCCCCAAAGAAGGCGTCTGAGGTTAACGTGCAAGTTATCCATGAC CGACATTACAACAAAAACgtcaaggttgatgatgacgatggtcaTTATATTGTCGTTCCTGATGCTGAACTCACAGACAAGT ACCAGATTGTCCGCCTACTGGGCCAGGGAACCTTCGGCAAGGTGGTTGAAGCCCACGATCGAAAACGTAACAAGGCCGTGGCGGTCAAGATCATTCGATCAGTTCAGAAATACAGAGATGCCTCACGGATAGAACTTCGCGTTCTCGAAACCCTCAAACGAAATGATGCAGAGAACCGTAACCGATGCATCCATCTACGAGACTGTTTCGATTATCGCGGCCACATTTGTATCGTCATGGACTTGCTCGACCAGAGTGTTTTCGATTTTCTCAAGGGCAATGGATTCGTTCCTTTTCCCAACAGCCAGATTCAGAGTTTTGCCCGACAGCTGTTCACCAGCGTTGCTT TTCTGCATGACCTCAACTTGATCCATACCGACCTCAAGCCCGAGAACATCTTGCTCTGTAATCACGCATATCAGACCTTTACATATAACCGCAAGAtcccttcctcctcttcaactATCAGCCGCCAAGCTACGCAGAGACGTGTTCTACTGGATACGGAGATCCGGCTCATCGACTTTGGCTCTGCCACATTCCAAGACGAGTACCACTCCTCCGTGGTTTCAACACGCCATTACCGTGCCCCAGAAATCATCCTTGGACTTGGATGGTCGTTCCCTTGTGATATTTGGAGCATAGGATGCATCCTTGTCGAGTTCTTTACGGGTGACGCACTCTTCCAAACTCACGATAACTTGGAACAcctggccatgatggaggctGTCGTCGGATCAAGAATCGATAGCCATCTTGTCCAGGCTGTCAACAAGATGTCTACAAGAAGTGGTGGCAATGCCGCCTCGAA GTACTTCAAGAGACTCAAGCTTGATTATCCTACGCCAGATACAACCCGCGGCTCCCGTCGCTTTGTGAAGGCGATGAAGCACCTCGAT CAAATTATTCCCGGAAACAATACTTTCCTGAAGAATTTTGTCGATCTGCTAAAGAAAATATTCGTCTACGACCCTGCCCATCGTATTACCGCAAAGCAAGCCTTGCAGCATCCTTGGCTGAAGGAGATGGCCCAACCTGACGACGGCACCGAGGCGGCTAAGATCCGCATGGAGCGGATACGCATGGAACAACAGGCTCAGAAACATGGATATGTCCGAAGTTGA
- a CDS encoding related to tricarboxylate carrier, translated as MSASLPGARELPASQYDLETYMGRVRHTMGITDPTTLFAGKTGLEAAKKLVTDYKTGKIEHMSPSLWHAKKVVDSTLHPDTGEPVFFPFRMSCYVLTNLVVTAGMLQPGMGTVGIVGWQVFNQSLNVAFNTANGNKSSPMSTEVMIKSYLSAVGASCSVALGLNAIVPRLKVTPSTRQILGRLIPFAAVATAAGLNTYLMRRDEIVKGIDVRPVLSDDDKQKLIAEGKSERDVPSLGKSQSAAKLAVYQTAASRVFTASPIMVLPPMVLYHIESRQAWYKNLMQKEWVRSRPALVKGIPLGINLSLIALTSFAVLPFALAVFPQQQEVSAESLEPEFHGKGGKNGKVVFNRGL; from the exons ATGTCGGCCTCGCTTCCTGGCGCGCGGGAGCTTCCCGCCTCCCAGTATGACCTTGAAACATATATGGGACGGGTGCGTCATACAATGGGCATCACAGACCCGAC GACCCTGTTCGCGGGCAAGACCGGACTCGAGGCGGCCAAGAAGCTGGTGACGGATTACAAGACGGGAAAGATCGAGCACATGTCACCATCTTTGTGGCATGCGAAGAAGGTTGTTGACTCTACGCTGCACCCTG ACACCGGCGAGCCCGTCTTCTTCCCCTTTCGAATGTCTTGCTATGTCCTGACCAATCTCGTCGTGACCGCCGGTATGCTTCAACCAGGCATGGGTACAGTCGGCATTGTTGGATGGCAAGTGTTTAACCAGTCGCTGAATGTCGCATTCAACACTGCCAATGGCAACAAGTCCTCCCCCATGTCGACCGAAGTCATGATCAAGTCATACCTCTCCGCGGTGGGAGCTTCTTGTTCCGTCGCTCTTGGTCTTAACGCCATTGTGCCTCGACTCAAGGTCACACCCTCCACCCGCCAAATCCTCGGTCGACTGATTCCCTTTGCTGCCGTTGCTACAGCTGCTGGCCTCAACACCTACCTCATGCGCCGGGACGAGATCGTCAAAGGTATCGATGTTCGACCTGTGCTTTCGGATGATGACAAGCAGAAGCTCATCGCCGAAGGCAAGTCGGAACGAGACGTCCCCTCGCTGGGCAAGTCTCAATCTGCTGCCAAGCTCGCTGTGTATCAAACCGCAGCTAGCCGAGTCTTCACAGCGTCTCCTATCATGGTTCTGCCCCCTATGGTCTTGTACCATATCGAGAGCAGGCAAGCTTGGTACAAGAACCTCATGCAAAAGGAATGGGTGCGCTCACGGCCAGCACTCGTCAAGGGTATTCCCCTGGGCATcaacttgagcttgatcgCCCTCACCTCCTTCGCTGTACTTCCTTTCGCTCTGGCTGTCTTCccacagcaacaagaagtGAGCGCTGAATCACTCGAACCTGAGTTTCATGGCAAGGGAGGTAAGAATGGCAAGGTTGTTTTCAACCGTGGCCTGTAA